The Helianthus annuus cultivar XRQ/B chromosome 15, HanXRQr2.0-SUNRISE, whole genome shotgun sequence genomic sequence GAGATTGCCACTGCCGCTGCCGCACCACCACTGCCGATCCGGCACCAACACCGCCGCTGCCGCTCGCCGCTCCACTGCAATGTAGAGAGATAGATCGAAAtcgtagagagagaaagagagctcTGGTCGTGCGATTGGAGAGAGAGATCGAAATTGTAGGGATTTTGATTACAGTTTCCTATTTTgaatggatataaagactttattacccctataattttcaattcagtccaaaaaaataaaaaaaattttcaatttggtccctattaatctaaaccattagatctctttcttatccttctcacacttttggtcttttttacaggaacctttacctatatatatatatatatatatatataggattaggttcaaacgtgaacaaattTCCAAGAGTGAACCGCGTGAACTAATCTGAACCATTGATTCCATATACATTTAACAAGGGTAAGATTGTAACTTAATATAAATATTGAATTTAAATTATTGCCTTATTAATTTCAAAATCCTAACATATTTAAATCATCATCAGTTACCAACATTTTCGACATCTACAAAACACTTATTTTAAATATGTTAGGATAATCTTAACTTATTTTAATATTGTCATTGTTTTTGGTCATAGTAGCAAGATTCGAATTATAGTTTGTCTTTTTTTGGTTGAACTAGAGTTTTCAGTCATCTTTTTTATTCTGTATAATTCTTAGCTccgtagtacacatgtgtactactgTGTTCTATACATTCCAACAcgatagtacacatgtgtataatacATGGTATAGTACACATGTGACCCGCAACATTGTTGTCTTAGCTCCGTAGTAGACATGTGTACTGCTATGTTCTACTGTTCTATACATTCCAACAcgatagtacacatgtgtatactaCATGGTATATTTACGAGATTTACTCTCTTATTATTGGAAATAATTTTCTTTCCTATTTTTAAATAAGCAAAATAATATAATTACACTTCTACCCTTTTTATtctaataaaacaataaaatctaACCTATTAATTACAATCATGCCACCTCTTTAAATAATCAATATCATATTAATCAGCGGTCAAGatttgttcacgcagttcactcttgggaggttgttcacgttggaaccttaccctatatatatatatatatatatatatatatatatatatatatatatatatagggttgagttcatttcagaactctaagtaactacagaactttcagaactcctaataaacaatcattttatatataagtttttgtatttaggatctttttatcatctattatatgtatttctttgattacatacatgttaaaagtagtttacatatgtttaattgccaaaattatatatatatatgtgtcataactaattacatatatgtaaaaaaactagtttacatatgtgtaattataaaattacagataaaaaatgataaaatttcttttaacatgtatgtaatcgtaaaaatacacataataaatgataaaattatcctaaacataacaatatataaataaaaagattgtttattaggagttctgcgagttctgtaaatatttatggttctgaaatgatcctgtccctatatatatatatatatatataggaacgagatcaggagaaaacgctcaaaagtgtgagaacggcgagaacgcatcctggcccaacacgtggcgcgggacatgatcagggtccgagggtttttttttttgtcttttcaatcttaTTTTATTTTCCTAACGCAGTATAATATTTTCTGGTGTCTAAGTTTTTTTGGtgttaattgtatttattaaactttttggcgttgaattaattgtttttgtgtcacatagataattttttggcgttatagcgttttctgatcaattttttttggcgtttagtgaattttttggcgtttaatacattTGACTAGTTGCTTTGCCAGcatccgttctcacagttttcacactactagcgttttggtgtttgtagtttttggcgttttatataataatgtattttatttgtagagaattagataacgaAACAACAGATAActagataacaaaacaatataaaatgaaaaagaaaaaaaattaaaaatggtaatctaatttctcttccgaatcttcactgtcatcagctccttcttcttgaatttgttttggcgttttgaaccttttgaataccttagctagatgccaactttcctacataaaccccgtctttttcagacgaagctgcttagtggcatcctgttttttggtgtgatattcttgtttggtggcatgtcattaaagatcaactcttgcttgatgctatttgtaataatggagtccaaaatagcattttacacttgtgttgatccctttattccatgcctatattcatcaagaacaaagctcacatgatggcatatcactgtcatcagtctctttttcttgaatatttgtccatctcattcagcaaaatattattgagataACGCTCTCAGAAGAAtaatccattcagtgaaagctttgTCATCTGTGGTTTTTTTAACTAACAttatttggcgttttaaagtgattGTTTCTATAGGATATGGCGTTTGTGttttctgggtgtgatcaatttcattgtgtgtagacccctctcttataggagttttttggcgcgtaattgatacgtggttgaaaaccggtgttcgtaaTCGTGTAACTTGATGTTTTTACATTAGTTTTAATTCTGAATAGCCTACTCTTAATTaaaaatgtgttttgcaggtttcatGGAGTTTAAGAAGCTTtttgggagctttacgggtcaccgggatGAAAAACGAACCACCGGGATGTGCAACGGGTCAACCGGGAGCAAGGAACGTGAAAAACGGAAGTTGTGGTCTACACataccgtcgccgacgccctcctAGGCCATCGGCGACGCCGCTTGAGGATCTCCGTCGACAAAAACTCACCGTAGACAGGGGATTAGGCCGTCGGCCGTTTTTGGATTTTCCACACACCATCGGCGACGGGCCTACTGGCCGTCGGCGACGACTCACCGATATTGGATCGCGAATTTTTGGTTTCTCTTATGTTGGCTCGAATCAAAACATCTTGGGGGCCTTTAATTCATCGGTTACACATTCTTTTGAAGTTTGAACTGGATCTTGGAGCCTTTCTTGCCAACGAACATCACTACCAATCCATCACACACGCCATACATCATCCAAATCATTCGATTcgaaaccctagttcatcaccgtTACAATCATCCTTCAACCCTCCATCCATTTATTTCCACCATTATAAACCTTAACCACTATTCCATCATTTCCCAAGTTCCAAGATGTTAAGATTCGAGCTTTCAACAACCGGTGATCAAGTTTTGTCGATCATGAGTGGCTAAttccttggaggtttcaccccggtgtaaaCTTTTGTAAGATTTAGGTTTTGCTATGTGTTGATTCTTggtttgtgacaacttgaattacATTTGAAGctttagacaattgtcctacgtttgTATTGCATTTATGAATTGTCGaatgaatgattaaatttgactttgtgaaacgaatacacgtatttatgccttgtctcTTGATAGGATTTGTTAGTCCAAGGTAACAAAGTGCATCatggtccgttgtctatgacgttgatagtgattggcacctaagctttgtgattatTGACCCGTTAATGAATTAATTCAAGTAAATCAAGTTAAAACACATAGTAATCCTAGGTCTTGCatttgttgaaaccgggtgtgaaccttgttattccatattgttttattaatcaaattttCTTGCAAATTGTTAATTATTAGTAGTTATCAATCCAATCATTTTAGTAATTTTATTCAACATCTTTTTGACatacaaaaatcacaaaaacaacttagcaagcttcataaagtGACAACTTCTACAAAtcattcaaagtccattcgcaaaccatatactcttcgtggttcgaccccttgctaccactagttatcgttaagggtaattagggcttataaatattatctttgaccggagcgcgacactccgatcaaattttggcgccgttgccggggagtgcatgcgctttgtgtttggatattgtttgaatttgcgtGATTAACTATTTAATTTGCACAGTTCttttcttgtactttgtctttttccttgttacgcggggtgtgttacttgtgcaggttacaggtagtgcatgcatacacggaactccgggaggacttcaccgttagtctacgaaccggaaatcgaaagagttGCAAGAAGGAatttagcaagccggttagaagcaacctTGTTTCTAACCAAGTCACCCAAATACCACAGTTCACACCATctattgaaaccgattcaatggcaaaccaaaaTTCAAATCAAAACCTCAAcgaaaaccaaaaccaaaatccgAACCAATTCCAATACCGAGGAAACTTCAATCCCGCTCAAAATgtccaacctatacctcaagagcaaccgggtggtaaTAACAAATCtagaccacccacaccacctttccaaaaccaaaacaccaacaaTACCCAAAGAACACCCCAACAAAAAAACCTTCACCGACATAACTCCTTACCCAataaccttgatgatcggaatgttaATTCCAACCGTAGAGGTAACCGAGATCGTGGCAATCCTGAGAATGAAGATCCATTCTTTAATATCGATGACTTGAGAAATGCTATCCCGGATGATGCACCGTTTAGTGTTCCCGGATACCAATCGTCAGAACATGTGAGTATTCACTCGGAATACTCGAATGACGGGGGTAATTATAATGAACCGGTAGATGATGACGAATGGGGTTATGAGAATCGGGACAACATCTACAATGATAGAGGTTTTGAAGATGACGAGTTTGGCTACCAAAATGCCAACTTTGTGGGGAATGATAACTATGGGTACGGGAATGTGAGAAATGACGGTTACGAaaacaaccgtcaaccacgaaACAATATTCAAAGGAACCAGAATGATGGGTTTTAcagcaacaataacaacaacaatgttaaccctaaccggattcctcatTTCGTGGGAGGAGGTAATCAAAGAGGTAATCAAGGTGGAAACCGAAGAGGTGATAGGGGAGGTGATAGAAGGGATAATCGAAGGCCGGTGGATCAAGAAGTTAACGGTCCGtatcgtcgtcaacaacctccacggggagtaaatgaccgttttAGGCCGGTGTCACCGACAATGACTCTCTAATAGTCTGTGAAAGAAGGATGTTCGATTGCAAGCCCCACTATATCAACATACTTCCCCACTTTAATGGGAGGTCTAATGATGAACCATACACTCATTTGGCGGAATTTTCGTCCATATGTAGCACTATCAGGGGGCATAATTTTGCGTTGGAAGAGGTCAAGCTTCGGTTATTTCAGTTTTCGCTAAAAGATAGGCGAAGCAATGGTTTCTTACACTTCCGGCAAATATTATTCGTACATATGGCGAGATGCAACAAGTATTTCTTGACGAGTACTACTCAATGGCGAAGACTGATGATGCTCGGGATGTAATAAGGTCGTTTCGTCAACTTTCGAGTGAACCGTTGCATGAAACATTTACTTGATATAAGGAATTGATTCGGAAATGTCCACATCATCAAATAGAGAAGTGGGAATTGGTTAAGTGTTTTGTACGAGGATTGAATGATGAGACATGGAATCGCCTCGAGTCAACGAGCAATGGAACCTTATTGAGTAACCATGAAGAGGATGATTGGGAATTTCTCGAGAGGATGAGGAAGCGGTCAAAGGCAAAGGAGTCGGCCGATAGAGCTAAAAAACATCCCGTTTCctggtcacttcccgatcttgacTCTAAGGATCAGATTTCTACTCTAGAGCGGGAGATAGCTCGTATGAAGAGGAAGGAGGTGAATGTGGTGCAATTCGCGGTGTGTGAAGATTGTGGGGAGATTGGTCATAGGACCGATCAATGTCAAACGGGACCGGAAGAATACACCGAGGAGGTAAATCAAGTGTACGGGGACCGAAAGCAATATgatatgaactccaacacttaccatccgggtttgagaaatcaccctaactTCCGGTATGGTAATGCctcgaatcaaatgaacccgaattttcaatTGGGCAATCAAGGTGGTTCTTCCTATAACAATCGTTAAGttggtaaccaagggggttaccaaaggaattacaatcagGGGGTAACCAAGGATATCAAACCCGTGAAGGTAATTATCAACGTGGTTACAACCAAAGTGGAAATGGGGGTGGTACTTCAAACTCTCAAGGTGATGACTCGATAAATTCTAAGTTTGATGCACTCATGAATGCTATGAGTGCCCTTACTAATTCACATCAAGAGATCAAAACTGAAATGAATAAAGAGTTTGAAGTAAGAGATAAATCCCATAAGGCACTGGAGAAGCAAGTGGGGTAACTTGCTCAAGAGATGGCTCAAATTCGTGGAAGTGGAGGAGGacttccaagtgacaccacggtgaaccctaagcatcaagggtcgagctcgaaaaacacacgtgaggtaccaataaataaaatttctttacatagtggtcgagtgatagataatggtgttgagccaccaccacccaagtttgttgaaggggtggtggaagatgctagtgacGATGAAGGTAATaacggtcaaacgggtcaaaataaaaatgatttaaaaattaataaaaatacacCCGTCGTGACCGTCCCCGTCCCAAAGGCTAAGGACAagggtgtggaggttaataccaCCCCTTATCCCGAACCTTTAttgggaccatctaagaaagtggtaaataaacgaggcccacaacaagaagagatgtgggaaatttttaaacaagttaaaatcaatttaccactcttagatgcaattaaacaagtacctTCCTATGCTAAGTATTTGAAAGAATTATGCACCCAAAAGCGGactcacaagtttcctaagaaactagatttaaccgaaaatgtgagttcgattctttcgggtgcacttccaccaaaacttCAAGATCCGGGGGTGCCTATAATTTCAATACAAGTTGGTGAATTTAAAATGACTCGAgcacttttggatcttggggcaagtgtgagtatcttgccgagtagtttatatgaccaatatgattttggccCACTTCAAATgtcaaacaccaccgtggtgttagccgatttgactcctaaactaccccgtgggatagtcacggatgtaatagtcaaggtcgaggacttttactatctggtggactttcttgtacttGATTATGTTTCTTTGGACCGAACCAAAAACCAACGGTTATCCTCGGTCGACCATTTTTAGCAACATCGAGTGCTCAAATAAATTGCAAATCGGGCACGGTCGATatgacttttggtaaccgtcgGTTGCGGTTAAATGTCTTTTCAGGATTGACGGATCCTCTAGTCAGCGATGA encodes the following:
- the LOC110876552 gene encoding probable serine/threonine-protein kinase clkA — protein: MANQNSNQNLNENQNQNPNQFQYRGNFNPAQNVQPIPQEQPGGNNKSRPPTPPFQNQNTNNTQRTPQQKNLHRHNSLPNNLDDRNVNSNRRGNRDRGNPENEDPFFNIDDLRNAIPDDAPFSVPGYQSSEHVSIHSEYSNDGGNYNEPVDDDEWGYENRDNIYNDRGFEDDEFGYQNANFVGNDNYGYGNVRNDGYENNRQPRNNIQRNQNDGFYSNNNNNNVNPNRIPHFVGGGNQRGNQGGNRRGDRGGDRRDNRRPVDQEVNGPYRRQQPPRGVNDRFRPVSPTMTL